In Halapricum desulfuricans, a single window of DNA contains:
- a CDS encoding DUF5805 domain-containing protein has protein sequence MSEQRDESRVTVKTYVPAYQKDEWRDHADELDMSQSEFVRTMVQAGRRGFLEGETDDEQSPDSSATTDTTDGGDLEERVESVLTTGEYYSWDELLAAITDSIEDRLEATLADLQDRNVVRYSGRNGGYTLVDS, from the coding sequence ATGTCGGAGCAAAGAGACGAGTCGCGTGTTACGGTCAAGACGTACGTACCAGCGTATCAGAAAGACGAGTGGCGAGACCACGCCGACGAACTCGACATGAGCCAGAGCGAGTTCGTCCGGACGATGGTTCAGGCCGGGCGGCGCGGGTTTCTGGAGGGGGAAACAGACGACGAACAGTCCCCGGACAGTTCAGCGACGACAGACACGACCGACGGTGGCGACCTGGAAGAGCGCGTCGAATCCGTACTGACGACGGGCGAATACTACAGCTGGGACGAGCTTCTGGCGGCGATCACTGACAGTATCGAAGACCGGCTCGAGGCGACGCTGGCCGATCTCCAGGATCGAAACGTCGTCCGCTACAGCGGTCGTAACGGTGGATACACGCTCGTCGACTCATGA
- a CDS encoding mechanosensitive ion channel domain-containing protein translates to MFLILDRNFNVGDFVRWNDRGGTVIGIGLRTTRVRTPNNEIVTIPNNDLSTKRVTAVARRKPIGFTVVAESRTIAFRQ, encoded by the coding sequence GTGTTCCTCATCCTTGATCGCAATTTCAACGTCGGGGACTTCGTGCGCTGGAACGACCGGGGCGGGACCGTGATCGGGATCGGGCTCCGGACGACCAGAGTGCGGACACCGAACAACGAGATCGTGACGATCCCGAACAACGACCTCTCGACAAAGCGGGTTACAGCGGTAGCGAGGCGAAAGCCCATCGGCTTTACAGTAGTTGCTGAATCGCGGACGATAGCGTTTCGCCAGTAG
- a CDS encoding transposase, whose product MSDRPQRTNTYTAEATSDRYRQCLFDWLAAQPPLWNQINYRRRQAYFSDDGDVWDADYTDLYDEYAPLIGKATCQQITRKNSEAWRSHFRLLDQYHNDSNPAVTEKPSPPGYWGNHKEGYELHGLVRNDLYTFDWDDDRSTLEFGVGDVLEDRYDFDHNERISLEVRGNPQWNGDDSRLELSYDEHVDQLRVQHPVRIQPDTLSEQREDAFTHTLDTENTTQAAAIDVGANNTLAVVTETGETAVYHARPEFERFQSYSERIATLQSELPDDKYTSHRIQRLYEERSRTRDHSRDAAVKHATEWLFERNVDMVYVGDLTDVLDTHWSAGVNEKTHNFWSHRQLVDRITLTLGDVGIAVAEVTEADSSSKCPECESSDVTRASDSFRCHDCDLEAHSDVAGAWNILQSEVGPMARPAALSAERDRDAPREGAYWQWNEHDWIPADFGEQSRSLDQPSLSEPASSQPG is encoded by the coding sequence GTGAGCGACCGGCCACAACGAACGAATACCTACACTGCTGAAGCAACCAGCGACAGGTATCGGCAGTGTTTGTTCGACTGGCTGGCCGCCCAACCACCCCTCTGGAATCAAATCAACTACCGACGCCGACAAGCGTACTTCAGCGACGATGGTGACGTTTGGGACGCCGACTACACTGACCTCTACGATGAGTATGCCCCACTCATTGGCAAAGCAACCTGCCAGCAGATCACTCGCAAAAACAGCGAGGCGTGGCGCAGTCACTTCCGGTTGCTTGACCAGTACCACAACGACTCCAATCCGGCAGTGACCGAGAAACCGTCACCGCCGGGCTACTGGGGCAATCACAAAGAGGGCTACGAGTTGCACGGTCTCGTCCGCAACGACCTCTACACGTTCGACTGGGACGACGACCGGAGTACACTCGAATTCGGCGTCGGTGACGTACTCGAAGACCGCTACGATTTCGACCACAACGAACGCATCTCCCTCGAAGTCCGAGGCAATCCACAGTGGAACGGTGACGACAGCCGATTAGAACTCAGCTACGACGAACACGTTGACCAGCTTCGTGTCCAGCATCCTGTCCGCATACAACCAGACACACTCAGCGAACAGCGAGAGGATGCCTTCACTCACACACTCGACACCGAGAACACGACGCAGGCAGCCGCCATCGACGTCGGTGCAAACAACACGTTGGCAGTCGTCACTGAAACTGGTGAGACGGCGGTGTATCACGCTCGTCCGGAGTTTGAGCGGTTCCAGAGCTATTCCGAGCGAATCGCGACACTCCAATCGGAACTGCCAGACGACAAATACACGAGCCACCGTATCCAACGCCTGTACGAGGAGCGGTCACGAACGCGGGATCACAGTCGCGATGCGGCAGTAAAACACGCAACAGAATGGCTGTTCGAACGGAACGTTGACATGGTGTACGTTGGTGACTTGACTGATGTGCTGGACACTCATTGGAGTGCTGGCGTGAACGAGAAGACACACAATTTCTGGTCACACCGGCAACTCGTAGATCGGATCACCCTCACACTCGGTGATGTTGGGATTGCTGTTGCGGAAGTGACCGAAGCCGATTCAAGTAGCAAGTGTCCCGAGTGTGAGAGTAGCGATGTGACTCGGGCGAGTGATTCGTTCCGGTGCCACGACTGCGATCTTGAAGCACACAGTGACGTGGCAGGGGCGTGGAACATCTTGCAGTCTGAAGTGGGGCCGATGGCCCGGCCCGCTGCCCTGTCTGCTGAACGCGACAGGGACGCACCTCGTGAGGGGGCGTACTGGCAGTGGAACGAACACGACTGGATACCCGCCGATTTTGGGGAACAGTCGCGTTCACTTGACCAACCCAGCCTCAGCGAACCCGCAAGTTCACAGCCGGGGTAA
- a CDS encoding mechanosensitive ion channel family protein: MEEVKHPYDGVRYRVEEPISVAYEANHDEIRSVLQAVADEDDRILSKPAPALHVAQLDDSSVRLTIRYWVVEPAETDILAARTDYAERVVARLAEAGVAVAPASPQELSGSLAIERRSADRS, encoded by the coding sequence GTGGAGGAGGTCAAGCATCCGTACGACGGCGTTCGATACCGGGTCGAAGAGCCGATAAGCGTCGCCTACGAAGCGAACCACGACGAGATACGGTCCGTCCTTCAGGCGGTCGCCGACGAGGACGACCGAATTCTCTCGAAGCCCGCCCCGGCGCTCCACGTGGCGCAGCTCGACGACTCGTCCGTCCGGTTGACGATCCGCTACTGGGTAGTCGAGCCTGCGGAGACCGACATCCTCGCCGCACGGACGGACTACGCCGAACGCGTGGTCGCCCGACTCGCCGAGGCCGGTGTGGCAGTCGCTCCCGCGTCCCCGCAGGAACTCTCGGGATCGCTCGCGATCGAACGGCGATCGGCGGACCGTTCTTGA
- a CDS encoding antitoxin VapB family protein — translation MSTIRVSDDVKDRLRDLKREDESFNDLLDRLSRQEKDVEEMAGFLSEFDDGDLEEKMNEAHKELNESLEKRVE, via the coding sequence ATGAGTACGATCCGAGTATCCGACGACGTCAAAGACCGACTTCGAGACCTGAAACGTGAAGACGAATCATTCAACGACCTGCTGGACCGCCTCAGCCGCCAAGAGAAGGACGTTGAAGAGATGGCAGGTTTCCTCAGCGAATTCGACGACGGCGATCTCGAAGAGAAGATGAACGAAGCCCATAAGGAACTGAACGAATCGCTGGAGAAGCGAGTCGAATGA
- a CDS encoding type II toxin-antitoxin system VapC family toxin, translated as MIVLDNDVLVKIGGQDPDPTVVSHLKQYSNQEWTIPALVAWEFYKSQASRTQMLQSQRTLNRDIDRILDFSDDVALEAAYLGERLQTQGVTLDPIDMLNLATAHEAGATFVTHNSNDFDKSPIHELTDIDVIVS; from the coding sequence ATGATCGTTCTCGACAACGACGTCCTCGTCAAGATCGGCGGTCAAGATCCAGACCCGACCGTCGTCTCACATCTCAAGCAGTACAGCAATCAAGAGTGGACGATCCCGGCACTCGTTGCCTGGGAATTCTACAAGTCACAGGCCAGTCGGACCCAGATGCTCCAATCGCAGCGGACGCTGAACAGGGATATCGACCGAATCCTTGATTTTTCTGATGACGTCGCCCTCGAAGCGGCCTATCTCGGTGAACGGCTGCAAACCCAGGGTGTGACGCTCGACCCCATCGACATGCTCAACCTCGCGACCGCCCACGAGGCCGGCGCGACGTTCGTCACTCACAACAGCAACGATTTCGACAAGTCTCCGATCCACGAACTTACCGACATCGACGTCATCGTTTCCTGA
- a CDS encoding tyrosine-type recombinase/integrase, with product MNLDDYPEQDGKKVWLSEDETQRLLETAEEGKPQLAMAIGVRCGLRTDEIVRVAPDDVADTDAGTMLRIWESAKTGEYRETPIPTDLASQIRAASEFGDAPGDEALIDVSTRTLRRWMDQTTATLREQTGDAGWQYVGMHDLRRTWATQLRSADVDAMVVLDWGGWSDLETFLDHYRGTHTPEAQRRERAKVDWL from the coding sequence GTGAATCTCGACGACTACCCCGAACAAGACGGTAAGAAAGTATGGCTGTCCGAAGACGAAACTCAGCGGTTGCTCGAAACTGCCGAGGAGGGGAAGCCCCAGCTCGCGATGGCGATCGGCGTCCGGTGTGGGCTGCGGACTGACGAGATCGTGCGCGTCGCGCCCGACGACGTCGCCGACACCGACGCCGGGACGATGCTGCGGATTTGGGAGTCCGCGAAGACCGGCGAGTATCGCGAGACGCCGATCCCGACCGACCTCGCGAGTCAGATCCGCGCCGCGAGCGAGTTCGGCGACGCGCCCGGCGACGAGGCGCTGATCGACGTCTCAACGCGGACCCTTCGGCGCTGGATGGACCAGACGACCGCAACGCTTCGCGAGCAGACCGGCGACGCTGGCTGGCAGTACGTCGGGATGCACGACCTTCGGCGGACCTGGGCCACACAACTCCGCAGCGCCGACGTCGACGCGATGGTTGTGCTTGACTGGGGCGGCTGGTCGGACCTTGAGACGTTCCTCGACCACTATCGCGGGACGCACACGCCCGAGGCCCAGCGGCGCGAGCGCGCAAAAGTCGACTGGCTATGA